The following proteins are encoded in a genomic region of Brachypodium distachyon strain Bd21 chromosome 1, Brachypodium_distachyon_v3.0, whole genome shotgun sequence:
- the LOC112269754 gene encoding uncharacterized protein LOC112269754: MLVYVDDIVIASSCPHAADRLLQQLQATFPIKDLGPLRYFLGIEATSTSGGMHLCQQKYAMDLLHRAHMENCRPVSTPMSVQDPLARDVGTALQGDDVFRYRSMVGGLQYLTMTRPDISFAVNKVCQYLAAPTDSHWDAVKRILRNVKGTAATGINVRRSGSTLLSVFTDADWAGCADDRRSTGGHVVFFGPSLISWSARKQPTVSRSSTEAEYKALANGAAEVT; the protein is encoded by the coding sequence ATGCTGGTCTATGTCGATGATATTGTCATTGCCAGCTCGTGCCCTCATGCTGCGGATCGTCTCCTTCAGCAACTTCAGGCTACGTTCCCGATCAAGGATCTTGGCCCTCTTCGGTATTTCCTCGGGATTGAAGCGACATCCACTTCAGGGGGAATGCATCTGTGTCAACAGAAGTATGCCATGGACTTGCTTCACCGTGCGCACATGGAAAACTGTCGTCCCGTCTCCACTCCTATGTCAGTACAAGATCCGCTTGCACGGGATGTTGGCACTGCACTCCAGGGCGATGATGTTTTCCGCTATCGGAGTATGGTTGGAGGACTTCAGTATCTAACCATGACACGGCCTGACATCTCATTTGCGGTGAACAAGGTATGTCAATACTTGGCTGCCCCGACCGACTCACATTGGGATGCCGTCAAGCGAATATTGCGCAACGTCAAGGGCACTGCAGCAACTGGAATCAATGTTCGTCGCTCCGGTTCTACTCTTCTCAGTGTGTTCACCGACGCAGATTGGGCGGGCTGCGCGGATGATCGACGCTCCACCGGCGGTCATGTTGTGTTCTTTGGTCCCAGCTTAATCTCCTGGAGTGCTCGGAAACAGCCTACTGTCTCGCGATCTAGTACAGAGGCAGAATACAAGGCACTCGCAAATGGAGCTGCCGAAGTGACTTAG
- the LOC100822305 gene encoding 9-cis-epoxycarotenoid dioxygenase NCED3, chloroplastic, with amino-acid sequence MQTLTTPSSVSIQRHRPRPTGTRAPNLVRFSARAISSGAAARAPAHLSPFVDAPQAKSAIAFPKAPAAGSARRVDEKKKLNFFQRAAAVALDAFEEGFVANVLEKPHGLSRTVDPAVQIAGNFAPVGETPPVQSLPVSGRIPPFINGVYARNGANPHFDPVAGHHLFDGDGMVHALRIRNGVAETYASRFTDTERLRQERALGRPMFPKAIGELHGHSGIARLALFYARSACGLVDPSRGTGVANAGLVYFNGHLLAMSEDDIPYHVRVTEAGDLQTVGRYDFDGQLECPMIAHPKLDPATGQLHALSYDVIKKPYLKYFYFAADGTKSADVEIPLDQPTMIHDFAITENFVVVPDHQVVFKLQEMLRGGSPVVLDKEKTSRFGVLPKCAADASEMVWVDVPDCFCFHLWNAWEEEDTDEVVVIGSCMTPADSIFNESDECLESVLTEIRLNTRTGESTRRPILAPSQQVNLEVGMVNSTLLGRKTRYAYLAVAEPWPKVSGFAKVDLATGELTKFDYGEGRFGGEPCFVPMDPAAASPRGEDDGYILTFVHDERAGTSELLVVNAADMRLEATIQLPSRVPYGFHGTFVKASELESQA; translated from the coding sequence ATGCAGACGCTCACCACGCCCAGCTCTGTTTCCATACAACGGCACAGGCCGCGCCCGACGGGCACCAGAGCCCCCAATTTGGTCAGGTTCTCCGCCCGCGCCATCAGCTCCGGCGCTGCTGCCCGCGCGCCGGCGCACCTGTCCCCCTTCGTCGACGCGCCGCAGGCCAAGTCCGCCATTGCCTTCCCGAAGGCTCCGGCGGCCGGTTCCGCACGGAGGGTcgacgagaagaagaagctcaaCTTCTTccagcgcgcggcggccgtggcgctGGACGCGTTCGAGGAGGGCTTCGTCGCCAACGTGCTCGAGAAGCCGCACGGGCTCTCCAGGACGGTCGACCCCGCGGTGCAGATCGCGGGCAATTTCGCCCCCGTCGGCGAGACCCCGCCCGTGCAGTCGCTGCCGGTGTCCGGGCGCATCCCGCCCTTCATCAACGGCGTGTACGCGCGCAACGGCGCCAACCCGCACTTCGACCCCGTGGCCGGGCACCACCTcttcgacggcgacggcatgGTGCACGCCCTGCGGATCCGCAACGGGGTCGCCGAGACGTACGCCTCCAGGTTCACGGACACGGAGCGCCTCCGCCAGGAGCGCgcgctgggccggcccatGTTCCCCAAGGCCATCGGCGAGCTCCACGGCCACTCCGGGATCGCGCGCCTCGCCCTCTTCTACGCGCGCTCCGCCTGCGGCCTCGTGGACCCGTCCCGCGGCACGGGCGTCGCCAACGCCGGCCTCGTCTACTTCAACGGCCACCTCCTGGCCATGTCCGAGGACGACATCCCGTACCACGTCCGCGTCACCGAGGCCGGAGACCTCCAGACCGTCGGCCGCTACGACTTTGACGGGCAGCTCGAGTGCCCCATGATCGCGCACCCGAAGCTCGACCCGGCCACGGGCCAGCTCCACGCGCTCAGCTACGACGTGATCAAGAAGCCGTACCTCAAGTACTTCTACTTCGCGGCCGACGGGACCAAGTCGGCGGACGTCGAGATCCCGCTGGACCAGCCCACCATGATCCACGACTTCGCCATCACCGAGAACTTCGTGGTGGTGCCCGACCACCAGGTGGTGTTCAAGCTGCAGGAGATGCTCCGCGGGGGTTCCCCCGTGGTGCTCGACAAGGAGAAGACGTCCCGCTTCGGGGTTCTCCCCAAGTGCGCGGCGGACGCGTCGGAGATGGTCTGGGTGGACGTGCCGGACTGCTTCTGCTTCCACCTCTGGAAcgcgtgggaggaggaggacacgGACGAGGTGGTCGTCATCGGATCCTGCATGACGCCCGCGGACTCCATCTTCAACGAGTCCGACGAGTGCCTTGAGAGCGTGCTCACGGAGATCCGCCTCAACACGCGCACCGGGGAGTCCACGCGCCGCCCAATCCTGGCGCCGTCGCAGCAGGTCAACCTCGAGGTCGGGATGGTCAACTCGACCCTCCTGGGCCGCAAGACCCGGTACGCATACCTGGCCGTGGCAGAGCCCTGGCCCAAGGTGTCCGGCTTCGCCAAGGTCGACCTCGCCACGGGAGAGCTCACCAAGTTCGACTACGGGGAAGGCCGCTTCGGCGGCGAGCCCTGCTTCGTGCCCATGGACCCGGCCGCGGCCTCGCCccgcggcgaggacgacggctACATTCTCACCTTCGTGCACGACGAGCGCGCCGGCACGTCCGAGCTGCTGGTCGTCAATGCCGCCGACATGCGCCTCGAGGCCACCATCCAGCTGCCGTCCCGCGTGCCCTACGGCTTCCACGGCACCTTCGTCAAGGCCAGTGAGCTCGAATCCCAGGCTTGA